In Papaver somniferum cultivar HN1 chromosome 1, ASM357369v1, whole genome shotgun sequence, a genomic segment contains:
- the LOC113296285 gene encoding uncharacterized protein LOC113296285 isoform X1, which translates to MLMESVVNGGGGFPSQLQSYGGGGGGGYSSEDDLAVLPRHTKVVVTGNNRTKSVLVGLQGVVKKAVGLGGWHWLILTNGIEVKLQRNALSVLEAPTGLEDDEDLECENIWNGFDIASDDNQKSYRSRHRHKTVAQKTMSRTFSYESQSKGSVSPARCATKVDLSKLEMTALWRYWRHFNLVDAIPNPSKKELVDVVQRHFMSQQLDELQVISGFVQAAKRLKTVCN; encoded by the exons ATGCTTATGGAGAGTGTTGTAAACGGTGGTGGTGGGTTTCCATCACAATTACAGAGctatggaggaggaggaggaggaggatataGTAGTGAAGATGACTTGGCTGTATTACCAAGACATACTAAAGTTGTTGTTACTGGTAATAACAGAACTAAATCAGTTCTTGTTGGTCTTCAAGGAGTTGTCAAGAAAGCTGTTGGACTTGGTGGTTGGCATTGGCTG ATACTTACGAATGGGATAGAAGTAAAACTACAGAGGAATGCCCTGAGCGTCCTTGAAGCTCCAACTGGTCTTGAGGACGACGAGGACCTTGAGTGTGAGAATATATGGAATGGGTTCGATATTG CATCCGATGACAATCAAAAGTCCTACCGGTCGAGGCATCGACATAAAACTGTTGCTCAAAAGACCATGAGCCGGACCTTTTCATATGAGTCGCAATCTAAAGGATCTGTTTCTCCTGCTCGGTGTGCAACG AAGGTTGACCTCAGCAAACTGGAAATGACAGCATTGTGGAGATATTGGCGGCACTTCAACCTA GTTGATGCAATTCCAAATCCATCTAAAAAGGAGCTAGTGGATGTTGTTCAAAGGCATTTTATGTCACAG CAATTGGACGAGTTGCAGGTAATTTCAGGGTTTGTTCAAGCTGCAAAGAGACTGAAGACCGTCTGTAACTAA
- the LOC113296292 gene encoding NAC domain-containing protein 53-like, which yields MCPSAPFSPTTEDIGLCWPGELLVMCLERMICGDPIPANVNTEINPYLDLPWLLNDSIWYLHSWDLKASETGYWMEAEEECEIHTDSPTIGSRSTLQFFSGQAPDGEKTNWMMHAYRIQQKRLLEINKEGNSSSLCRVFTKRGQSPSNKEEQHGSGGCDGIDNNALLNSTELDPNLKHPTIKCQVISKNEKHDPTKVSDRQPIPANSIHDNEIYDFSMGDYLELEDLNDPLESSFSSSENSICSTLASSEHFDYFDSSALLRDMDNDLDTQRNHTDNISGLLRPVNAAVRGDSSGAEQQLLDTEALEDARNRQTAGDRDVNELTNSSQDEVASSSSSNSNGSVRAAASPTSSENKDDVAGRRRSRSRIAKLRKKYLCFISC from the exons ATGTGTCCATCTGCACCTTTCTCTCCTACAACTGAAGATATTGGTTTATGTTGGCCTGGAGAGCTGCTAGTTATGTGTTTGGAGAGAATGATATGTGGGGATCCTATCCCGGCTAACGTAAATACTGAAATAAACCCTTACCTTGATTTGCCATGGTTATTGAATG ATAGCATTTGGTACTTGCATTCGTGGGATCTTAAAGCTTCTGAAACTGGATACTGGATGGAGGCTGAGGAGGAGTGCGAAATACATACAGATAGTCCCACCATTGGTTCAAGAAGTACTCTCCAGTTCTTCAGTGGCCAAGCTCCTGATGGGGAAAAAACTAACTGGATGATGCATGCATACAGAATACAGCAGAAGAGACTCCTTGAAATCAATAAAGAAGGG AATTCCAGTTCACTTTGTAGAGTTTTTACAAAGCGAGGTCAGAGTCCAAGCAACAAGGAAGAACAACATGGTTCTGGCGGGTGCGATGGCATTGACAACAATGCGTTGCTTAATTCGACGGAATTAGATCCCAACTTAAAACATCCTACCATCAAGTGTCAG GTGATCAGTAAGAATGAGAAGCATGACCCTACGAAAGTGTCTGACAGACAACCAATTCCTGCTAACTCCATTCATGACAATGAGATCTATGACTTTTCTATGGGAGATTACTTGGAATTGGAAGACCTCAATGATCCATTAGAATCGTCTTTTTCCAGTTCAGAAAATTCAATATGTTCGACTCTGGCGTCATCTGAACACTTCGACTACTTCGATTCATCAGCTTTGTTGCGGGATATGGATAATGATCTGGATACGCAGAGGAATCACACAGATAATATTTCTGGATTACTCAGACCAGTTAATGCGGCTGTCAGAGGGGATTCTTCAG GTGCTGAGCAGCAACTTCTGGATACAGAGGCGTTAGAGGATGCTCGAAATAGACAGACTGCAGGCGACCGCGATGTGAATGAGCTAACAAATTCATCACAAGATGAAGTGGCATCGTCCTCGTCATCCAATTCAAATGGTAGTGTTAGAGCAGCAGCTTCACCTACTTCATCGGAAAACAAAGATGATGTGGCTGGTAGGAGGCGCAGCAGGAGTAGGATAGCAAAACTTAGGAAGAAGTATTTGTGCTTCATATCCTGCTAG
- the LOC113296285 gene encoding uncharacterized protein LOC113296285 isoform X2, with translation MLMESVVNGGGGFPSQLQSYGGGGGGGYSSEDDLAVLPRHTKVVVTGNNRTKSVLVGLQGVVKKAVGLGGWHWLILTNGIEVKLQRNALSVLEAPTGLEDDEDLECENIWNGFDIASDDNQKSYRSRHRHKTVAQKTMSRTFSYESQSKGSVSPARCATVDLSKLEMTALWRYWRHFNLVDAIPNPSKKELVDVVQRHFMSQQLDELQVISGFVQAAKRLKTVCN, from the exons ATGCTTATGGAGAGTGTTGTAAACGGTGGTGGTGGGTTTCCATCACAATTACAGAGctatggaggaggaggaggaggaggatataGTAGTGAAGATGACTTGGCTGTATTACCAAGACATACTAAAGTTGTTGTTACTGGTAATAACAGAACTAAATCAGTTCTTGTTGGTCTTCAAGGAGTTGTCAAGAAAGCTGTTGGACTTGGTGGTTGGCATTGGCTG ATACTTACGAATGGGATAGAAGTAAAACTACAGAGGAATGCCCTGAGCGTCCTTGAAGCTCCAACTGGTCTTGAGGACGACGAGGACCTTGAGTGTGAGAATATATGGAATGGGTTCGATATTG CATCCGATGACAATCAAAAGTCCTACCGGTCGAGGCATCGACATAAAACTGTTGCTCAAAAGACCATGAGCCGGACCTTTTCATATGAGTCGCAATCTAAAGGATCTGTTTCTCCTGCTCGGTGTGCAACG GTTGACCTCAGCAAACTGGAAATGACAGCATTGTGGAGATATTGGCGGCACTTCAACCTA GTTGATGCAATTCCAAATCCATCTAAAAAGGAGCTAGTGGATGTTGTTCAAAGGCATTTTATGTCACAG CAATTGGACGAGTTGCAGGTAATTTCAGGGTTTGTTCAAGCTGCAAAGAGACTGAAGACCGTCTGTAACTAA